Proteins encoded by one window of bacterium:
- a CDS encoding BrnT family toxin has translation MDEIKFTWDEEKAKANVRKHHVSFEEATSVFADENARLKHDPEHSDEEDRFIILGFSSTLRILVVCHVCRQGDQVIRIISARKATRNERKQYGREYEKGI, from the coding sequence ATGGATGAGATAAAATTCACTTGGGATGAAGAGAAGGCAAAAGCCAATGTGCGCAAACATCATGTCTCATTTGAAGAGGCAACATCGGTGTTTGCTGATGAAAATGCCCGACTGAAGCATGATCCTGAACATTCGGATGAAGAAGACCGGTTCATCATCCTTGGATTCAGCTCAACGCTTCGCATTTTGGTCGTGTGTCATGTGTGTCGGCAGGGCGATCAGGTGATTAGGATAATTTCGGCTCGCAAAGCGACCCGTAATGAACGCAAACAATATGGGAGGGAATATGAAAAAGGAATATGA
- a CDS encoding protein kinase: MVPSSSEIITDPMPETSCIKCGHLMDISGLPTFTQIACPECGTQQGVPGKLGSFVLVDLLGKGGMGAVYRGHDVGLNRWVAVKVMQSSFGGNPEFVETFRREAQAAAALNHPNIVQIYSFGVAHGQPYLVMELLEGGRLDHMIAKGELLNEALIFKIAVDVAEGLNAAAAISLIHGDVKPENILLDNNGVAKVVDFGLAQFKAKAEGGTAKGIWGTPYYIAPEKLRGHPADARSDIYSLGGTLFHALALKPPFEGETPMDVVKARLKEPAPPLHTFRPGVNHEVEGIVARMLEAEPQKRYPNYNSLMSDLRRVLASLAPPVEHGPQTVKKGGKFVLTKKKGSGTTAAMTANVSGSISHSGMVEPVPEDAKPPFRHWKAVLWSVVGVCVLAGAIGGGVAYKAAKDQKTEAGKARAQVAKALKSADQILKELQPIAGDFSNRVIMVEMWGSNAQQMVSMVATGAAVLTEAAEWVDAGSNASAVAASAAQFMAGPMAGANTELKGILENVATQRKVIMTATNSDMAMAAVSTLTNIPGHVADLHKSVADEMAKIQKGGESMAPLLHRYSKAVQSALLVSADVAEKTAREKAVQEKAEAERLATEKQEAEKQAKIQVDMTALADSRKTCGELVQQQRFAPALELIEQATKSLQTPEGKARGRHMVKAYKMMVDMKGVIIEGIKADVKANPDTGYRFGWLGSKDILGADEAKVITRDAQYPWEAVPAGQMMRFIKYYIDKGGMNRHEQSQHFFAVAFYIHEAFGGNEKAKAQAVKYLKDALHGSPSLEEMAKAILPDLVAD, encoded by the coding sequence ATGGTACCAAGTTCGTCAGAAATTATTACGGATCCGATGCCGGAAACCTCCTGCATCAAGTGCGGCCATTTGATGGATATTTCCGGCCTGCCGACCTTCACCCAGATTGCGTGCCCTGAATGCGGGACTCAGCAGGGGGTCCCCGGCAAGCTGGGCTCCTTTGTTCTGGTTGACCTGCTCGGCAAAGGGGGGATGGGTGCGGTCTATCGCGGGCATGATGTGGGGCTCAATCGATGGGTAGCGGTCAAGGTCATGCAGTCCAGTTTCGGAGGGAACCCCGAGTTCGTGGAGACCTTCCGGCGTGAGGCACAGGCCGCCGCCGCCTTGAATCATCCCAATATTGTCCAGATCTATTCCTTTGGTGTGGCCCATGGACAGCCCTATCTGGTGATGGAGCTGCTTGAAGGCGGGCGTCTGGACCATATGATTGCCAAGGGCGAACTCCTGAATGAAGCCCTGATCTTCAAGATCGCCGTCGATGTGGCCGAGGGCCTGAATGCGGCGGCCGCCATCAGTCTGATTCATGGTGATGTTAAGCCTGAAAACATTTTGCTCGATAATAATGGCGTGGCCAAGGTGGTGGATTTCGGCCTGGCGCAATTCAAAGCCAAGGCGGAGGGTGGCACCGCCAAAGGAATTTGGGGGACGCCCTATTACATTGCGCCTGAAAAGCTCCGCGGGCATCCGGCGGATGCGAGGTCGGATATTTACAGCCTGGGGGGAACCCTGTTTCATGCCCTAGCCCTGAAGCCGCCCTTTGAGGGTGAAACGCCGATGGATGTGGTGAAGGCCCGCCTTAAAGAACCGGCCCCGCCACTGCATACGTTCCGGCCCGGAGTCAATCACGAGGTTGAGGGGATTGTGGCCAGGATGCTGGAAGCAGAGCCCCAGAAGCGGTATCCGAATTACAACTCCCTGATGTCGGACCTCCGGCGGGTGTTGGCCTCGTTAGCGCCCCCGGTGGAGCATGGGCCGCAAACGGTGAAAAAAGGGGGGAAATTTGTCCTGACCAAGAAGAAAGGCTCGGGGACGACAGCGGCTATGACGGCCAACGTATCCGGGTCCATCTCCCATTCCGGCATGGTGGAGCCGGTTCCCGAGGATGCCAAACCCCCGTTCCGGCATTGGAAAGCGGTCCTTTGGAGTGTGGTGGGGGTGTGCGTACTGGCGGGTGCCATTGGCGGAGGGGTTGCCTACAAGGCGGCTAAGGACCAGAAGACCGAAGCGGGAAAAGCCCGGGCACAGGTGGCCAAGGCGCTCAAAAGTGCGGACCAGATCTTGAAGGAGCTTCAGCCGATTGCCGGTGATTTTTCCAATCGCGTGATCATGGTGGAAATGTGGGGCTCTAATGCCCAGCAAATGGTCTCGATGGTGGCGACCGGGGCAGCGGTATTGACGGAGGCGGCGGAGTGGGTGGACGCCGGTTCCAATGCCTCGGCGGTGGCGGCTTCGGCGGCCCAATTTATGGCCGGTCCGATGGCCGGTGCGAACACGGAGTTGAAGGGCATCCTGGAAAACGTGGCCACCCAGCGCAAGGTGATTATGACGGCCACCAATTCCGACATGGCGATGGCGGCCGTCTCGACCCTGACCAATATTCCCGGCCACGTGGCGGATCTTCATAAATCGGTGGCGGACGAAATGGCGAAAATTCAAAAAGGGGGGGAGTCAATGGCCCCCCTGCTTCACCGGTATTCAAAGGCGGTTCAGTCGGCCCTGCTGGTATCCGCGGACGTTGCGGAAAAAACCGCCCGGGAAAAAGCGGTCCAGGAAAAGGCGGAGGCGGAGCGACTGGCTACTGAGAAACAGGAAGCGGAGAAACAGGCGAAAATCCAGGTGGATATGACCGCCCTTGCCGACAGTCGCAAAACGTGCGGGGAGCTGGTGCAGCAACAGAGATTCGCCCCGGCCCTCGAGCTCATTGAGCAGGCGACCAAGTCACTCCAGACGCCCGAGGGTAAAGCCAGGGGGCGGCATATGGTCAAGGCCTACAAAATGATGGTCGACATGAAGGGGGTCATCATTGAAGGGATCAAAGCCGATGTGAAGGCCAATCCCGATACCGGCTACCGCTTCGGCTGGCTGGGGAGCAAGGATATCCTGGGCGCAGATGAGGCCAAGGTGATCACGCGTGATGCGCAGTACCCCTGGGAAGCGGTGCCTGCGGGGCAGATGATGCGTTTTATCAAATATTACATTGATAAGGGCGGCATGAACCGCCATGAGCAGTCGCAGCATTTCTTTGCGGTGGCGTTCTACATACACGAGGCCTTCGGGGGGAATGAAAAGGCCAAGGCGCAGGCGGTCAAGTATCTTAAAGATGCCCTGCATGGCAGCCCCAGTCTTGAGGAAATGGCCAAGGCGATCCTGCCCGACCTGGTGGCCGACTAA
- a CDS encoding BrnT family toxin, with translation MRFEQATHVFRDPRAITVFDEEHSKTEDRWVTIGLSASGGVLVVHHTYQESCESNACIRIISSRKAVRREISQYMEK, from the coding sequence GTGCGATTCGAGCAAGCGACGCATGTTTTCCGTGACCCAAGGGCCATCACGGTGTTTGATGAAGAACACAGCAAAACTGAAGATCGCTGGGTGACGATTGGCCTTTCGGCCAGCGGTGGAGTTTTGGTGGTGCACCACACGTACCAGGAAAGCTGCGAATCAAATGCCTGCATCAGGATTATTTCGTCTCGAAAGGCCGTCAGGCGTGAAATCAGTCAGTACATGGAGAAATGA
- the gyrA gene encoding DNA gyrase subunit A, translating into MYTRNEVLANINIEDEMQRSYIDYSMSVIIGRALPDVRDGMKPGARRILFAMRNLGLLHNRPYKKCAYVVGEVLGKYHPHGDSSVYDTLVRMAQYFAMRYMLVDGQGNFGSIDGDNAAAYRYTESRLTSMAEEMLADIDKNTVDMVPNYNGDLMEPSVLPARVPNLLLNGSTGIAVGMATNIPPHNLGELVDALVHLIDHENATVDDLMKYVKGPDFPTGGIICGLKPIADMYRTGRGLLKVRGRAGIEEGKQGKESIIITEIPYAVNKATLITNIAYLVQEKKIEGISDLRDESNKDGIRIVIELKRGVVARVVLNNLYKHTQLQTTFGAIMLAIDQGRPKVMTLKEMLEAYLDHRYDVVRRRTQFELDKAEARAHILEGLKIALDNMDAVVKIIRAAKDRDQARAQLMSKFGLSEIQSNAILDMRLYQLTGLERDKLEAEYLELIKLITYLKDLLASREKLFGIIKADLIEVRKQYADERITSLVPDEGEVNIEDLIADRGYVITISHTGYIKRTAVSTYKAQRRGGKGVAGMDTKEEDYVQHLFVANTHDYILFFTPTGRLYWEKVYEVPEANRNSRGKALVNMLNVQSGDSIASMIKVREFAENQFVVFATAKGVVKKTNLAAFSNPRTAGIIAIAIDEGDRLIGVKQTDGHTDVVLTTHNGMSIRFNESELRDQGRDTRGVCGIALDDDDKVESLEIVDPRATFLVCTENGYGKRTGFDEYRVQHRGGRGLMTIRTSDRNGAIVGAHAVQEGDALMLITAQGQMIRMPVADVRVISRVTQGVRLINLDAGDKLVAATTVEPEDDEVVAASPEGAEPKKGE; encoded by the coding sequence ATGTATACACGAAACGAAGTTTTGGCCAATATCAACATCGAAGACGAGATGCAGCGCTCGTACATTGACTACTCCATGAGTGTCATTATCGGGCGTGCCCTGCCGGATGTCCGTGACGGGATGAAGCCTGGCGCGCGGCGTATTCTCTTCGCCATGCGGAATCTCGGGTTGTTACACAACCGTCCCTACAAGAAATGCGCCTATGTGGTCGGTGAAGTGCTGGGTAAATACCACCCGCACGGCGATTCCTCGGTGTATGACACCCTGGTGCGGATGGCCCAATATTTCGCCATGCGCTATATGCTGGTGGATGGCCAGGGAAACTTCGGTAGTATTGATGGCGATAATGCCGCCGCCTACCGGTATACCGAGTCGCGTCTGACGAGCATGGCGGAAGAGATGCTGGCGGATATCGACAAAAACACCGTGGACATGGTGCCCAACTACAATGGCGATCTCATGGAGCCGTCCGTGTTGCCCGCCCGCGTCCCCAATCTGCTCCTGAACGGCAGCACCGGTATTGCAGTCGGTATGGCCACCAACATCCCGCCCCACAACCTGGGCGAGCTGGTGGATGCGCTGGTGCACCTGATTGACCATGAGAATGCCACCGTGGATGACCTGATGAAGTATGTCAAGGGTCCGGATTTTCCTACGGGCGGTATCATTTGCGGATTGAAGCCGATCGCGGACATGTACCGCACCGGGCGTGGCCTGCTGAAGGTCCGCGGCCGGGCCGGCATTGAGGAAGGCAAGCAGGGCAAGGAAAGTATCATTATTACTGAGATTCCCTATGCTGTGAATAAGGCGACCCTGATCACCAATATCGCCTATCTGGTTCAGGAAAAGAAGATTGAAGGTATTTCTGATCTGCGCGATGAGTCGAATAAGGACGGAATCCGCATCGTCATTGAACTGAAGCGCGGGGTGGTGGCCCGGGTGGTCTTGAACAACCTCTACAAGCATACCCAGCTCCAGACGACCTTCGGCGCCATCATGCTGGCGATCGATCAGGGCCGTCCCAAAGTCATGACGCTCAAGGAGATGCTCGAGGCCTATCTGGATCACCGCTATGACGTGGTTCGGCGCCGCACCCAGTTTGAGCTCGATAAAGCCGAGGCGCGCGCCCACATCCTGGAGGGGTTGAAAATTGCGCTGGATAACATGGATGCCGTGGTGAAGATCATCCGCGCGGCCAAGGACCGGGATCAGGCCCGTGCCCAGTTGATGTCCAAGTTCGGACTGAGCGAAATCCAGTCGAACGCGATTCTCGACATGCGGCTCTATCAGCTGACCGGCCTGGAACGGGATAAGCTCGAGGCGGAATATCTGGAGTTGATCAAGCTGATCACCTATCTGAAGGACCTGTTGGCCAGTCGTGAGAAGCTGTTCGGGATCATCAAGGCGGACCTGATCGAGGTTCGGAAGCAATATGCGGATGAGCGGATCACCAGCCTGGTTCCTGATGAAGGCGAAGTGAACATCGAGGATCTGATCGCCGACCGCGGTTATGTGATCACCATCAGCCATACCGGCTACATCAAGCGGACCGCCGTGAGCACCTATAAGGCCCAGCGGCGCGGGGGCAAAGGGGTGGCGGGAATGGATACCAAGGAGGAGGACTATGTCCAGCACCTCTTTGTGGCCAATACCCATGACTACATCCTCTTCTTTACGCCCACCGGTCGGCTGTACTGGGAGAAGGTGTATGAGGTTCCCGAGGCGAACCGGAATTCGCGCGGCAAGGCGTTGGTCAACATGCTGAATGTTCAGAGCGGTGACAGCATCGCCTCGATGATCAAGGTGCGTGAGTTTGCCGAGAATCAGTTTGTCGTGTTCGCCACCGCGAAAGGCGTGGTCAAGAAGACCAATCTGGCGGCCTTCAGCAATCCGCGTACCGCCGGCATCATTGCTATCGCCATTGATGAGGGCGACCGTCTGATCGGGGTCAAACAGACCGATGGCCATACCGATGTCGTGCTCACCACGCACAATGGAATGAGCATTCGCTTCAATGAGAGCGAATTGCGCGACCAGGGTCGTGACACCCGGGGGGTGTGCGGGATTGCGCTGGATGACGATGACAAGGTCGAGAGCCTGGAGATTGTGGATCCGCGCGCGACCTTCCTCGTCTGTACCGAAAACGGCTACGGAAAGCGTACCGGGTTTGATGAATACCGGGTTCAGCACCGCGGCGGCCGCGGCCTGATGACCATTCGCACCTCGGATCGCAACGGGGCCATTGTGGGAGCCCATGCCGTTCAGGAAGGCGATGCCCTGATGCTGATCACGGCGCAAGGCCAGATGATCCGGATGCCGGTGGCGGATGTCCGTGTGATCAGCCGCGTGACCCAGGGGGTTCGCCTGATCAATCTCGATGCCGGCGACAAGCTGGTGGCGGCAACGACCGTTGAACCTGAGGATGATGAGGTCGTAGCGGCGAGCCCGGAAGGGGCAGAGCCGAAGAAGGGTGAATAA
- a CDS encoding DUF885 family protein, with the protein MNCLQPLAWLTLAAIIFQAAPAACSPNSQDIPALIREYAADQMDVSNSYDLPGAPIRFERLSLLYSNWLTRLDSVNFEALPQSDKVDFLLMQNDLESALDALAFERNKWTELAPLLPFARVIYSLEEARWQGRPVQGQATASQVAELSRTLKQLKGQVEQGLKTNAVASVSTNPPPLTVSPALAQRTATSATQLREVLKRWYVFHSGYQPDFSWWLKAPYEQADKDLEGYAKFLREDVAGLKGKDDDPLIGQPIGAEALAIAIRHEILPYDAETLLQIGARERVWCEVEMKRAAREMGCGDDWKAALAKVKADFADPGQQGELVDKAARQAIAFVKDHQLVTLPPLCEETWRLTMMSPETMKTIPYAAYNNQNMMVAYARDDMNHDDKLMAMRGNNRHFVHTVTPHELIPGHHLQRFQALRHHQARAYFSTPFYVEGWALYWERRLWDLGWAESPADRLGMLFWRLNRAARIEVSLKFHLGQMTPTQMVDFLVDHVGHERLGATSEVRRFISDGFSPLYQAAYMLGGLQFEALRKELVESGAMTEQAFNDALLAENAIPIEWIRAELLKLPLSRTTRSSWKF; encoded by the coding sequence ATGAACTGTTTACAACCATTGGCCTGGCTCACTTTAGCAGCGATTATTTTTCAGGCCGCCCCTGCCGCCTGTTCACCGAACTCACAGGACATCCCTGCACTGATCCGCGAGTATGCTGCGGACCAGATGGATGTCTCTAACTCGTACGACCTCCCCGGTGCACCCATCCGGTTTGAACGGCTGAGCCTCCTTTACTCCAACTGGCTTACCCGCCTGGATTCTGTGAATTTTGAAGCCCTCCCCCAGTCCGATAAAGTGGATTTTCTGCTTATGCAGAACGATCTGGAAAGCGCTTTAGATGCCCTGGCCTTTGAACGCAACAAATGGACGGAGCTGGCCCCCCTCCTACCCTTTGCCCGCGTCATTTACTCCCTTGAGGAGGCCCGCTGGCAGGGAAGGCCCGTTCAGGGGCAGGCCACCGCCTCACAGGTCGCCGAACTCTCCCGCACCCTCAAGCAACTGAAAGGGCAGGTGGAGCAGGGCTTGAAAACGAATGCCGTCGCAAGTGTATCGACCAATCCCCCCCCTTTAACGGTATCCCCTGCGCTGGCGCAACGTACGGCGACGTCAGCAACCCAATTGCGCGAGGTCTTGAAACGCTGGTATGTCTTCCATAGCGGGTACCAGCCGGACTTCTCCTGGTGGCTGAAAGCCCCTTATGAGCAAGCGGACAAGGATCTTGAAGGCTATGCCAAATTCCTAAGGGAAGACGTTGCCGGCCTGAAAGGCAAGGACGATGACCCGCTGATTGGTCAGCCCATCGGCGCCGAGGCGCTGGCGATTGCCATCCGGCACGAGATCCTGCCTTATGATGCTGAAACCCTGCTCCAGATCGGGGCCCGTGAGCGGGTCTGGTGTGAAGTCGAGATGAAGCGGGCCGCCCGCGAAATGGGATGTGGCGACGACTGGAAAGCCGCCCTGGCCAAGGTTAAGGCCGATTTTGCCGATCCCGGTCAACAGGGTGAGTTGGTCGACAAGGCCGCCCGGCAGGCCATTGCCTTCGTCAAAGACCACCAACTGGTGACCCTCCCTCCGCTCTGCGAGGAGACCTGGCGCCTCACCATGATGTCGCCCGAGACCATGAAAACCATTCCCTACGCCGCCTATAACAACCAGAACATGATGGTCGCCTATGCCCGGGACGATATGAATCATGACGACAAACTCATGGCCATGCGGGGCAACAACCGCCATTTTGTCCACACCGTCACCCCTCACGAACTGATTCCCGGTCACCACCTCCAGCGTTTCCAGGCCCTGCGTCACCACCAGGCCCGCGCGTATTTCTCAACCCCGTTTTATGTGGAAGGCTGGGCCCTCTACTGGGAACGCCGGCTGTGGGATCTCGGCTGGGCCGAATCCCCCGCCGACCGGCTAGGCATGCTCTTCTGGCGTCTGAACCGGGCGGCCCGGATCGAGGTCTCCCTTAAATTCCACCTGGGCCAGATGACCCCGACCCAAATGGTGGATTTCCTGGTTGACCACGTGGGCCACGAACGGCTGGGCGCCACCAGCGAGGTGCGCCGCTTTATCAGTGACGGCTTCTCCCCGCTTTATCAGGCGGCTTATATGCTGGGAGGACTCCAATTCGAAGCGTTGCGGAAAGAACTGGTGGAGAGCGGCGCCATGACGGAGCAAGCGTTCAACGACGCGCTTCTTGCTGAAAACGCCATTCCGATCGAATGGATCCGCGCGGAACTGCTCAAGCTCCCCCTCAGCCGCACGACCCGGTCCAGCTGGAAATTTTAG
- the gyrB gene encoding DNA topoisomerase (ATP-hydrolyzing) subunit B — protein MAEQQKKTGAYDASHITVLEGMQAVRKRPAMYIGDTSVRGLHHLVYEVVDNSIDEALAGYCTNVQVRLNADGSCTINDNGRGIPVDMHPTEKRPAVEVALTVLHAGGKFDNDSYKVSGGLHGVGVSCVNALSEWLEVEVRRDGQIYHQRYERGVPVSKLETIGKTRGTGTKITFLPDTQIFTGSIKFEWDILANRLRELAFLNGGIEIHFSQEEPAREELFKFKGGVVEFVEHLNRSKAAIHPKVISFVKEKDKIEVEIAFQYTDTYTETMLCFANNINTIEGGTHLSGFRSALTRTVNAYAKANKLIKEDKESLSGEDIREGMTAVISVKLPGPQFEGQTKTKLGNSEVEGIVASVVNDELSTYLEEHPPVARRIIEKALLSARARDAARKARDLTRRKGALDSAALPGKLADCSERDPALCELYLVEGDSAGGSAKQGRNREFQAILPLRGKVLNVEKARLDKILNNNEIRTMVTAIGAGIGADEFDVAKVRYHKIIIMTDADVDGSHIRTLLLTFFYRQMPKLIESGYVYLAQPPLYKVSRKKREEYIDTDETLTRKLLELGAEDMTLKVSRNKTLETNELMALLELLLQTEQASKSLSRKGIRFEDYLAKRSKAGAFPRYYVTIGKGETAEHHFVTTDEELKGLREEQERKLGEQLEIVSENGHSAPAMGSSAFRIQELYVATSLAKVMVAIEKKGFSMEQFNLHEKPLFTLKDSDDEETPVSSLPNLLEVIREFGRKGLYIQRYKGLGEMNPEQLYETTMNPDKRKLLKVVQEDAVKADEIFTILMGDEVEPRRKFIEDNALNVQNLDI, from the coding sequence ATGGCTGAACAACAAAAAAAGACCGGGGCTTATGACGCCTCCCACATCACCGTTCTTGAGGGCATGCAGGCGGTTCGAAAACGCCCGGCCATGTACATAGGTGACACTTCGGTCCGCGGTTTGCATCACCTCGTTTATGAGGTGGTCGACAACTCGATTGATGAGGCGCTGGCCGGCTATTGCACCAACGTGCAGGTCCGGCTGAATGCGGACGGGTCCTGTACGATTAACGACAATGGGCGTGGGATTCCGGTGGATATGCATCCGACGGAAAAGCGTCCGGCGGTGGAAGTGGCACTGACCGTTCTGCATGCAGGTGGCAAGTTTGATAATGACAGCTATAAGGTGTCCGGCGGTTTGCATGGCGTCGGGGTCTCGTGTGTCAATGCGCTGAGCGAGTGGCTGGAAGTGGAAGTCCGGCGTGACGGGCAGATTTATCACCAGCGCTATGAGCGCGGCGTGCCGGTGTCGAAGCTTGAAACCATTGGCAAGACGCGCGGGACGGGGACCAAGATCACGTTTCTGCCGGATACCCAGATTTTCACCGGCTCCATCAAGTTTGAGTGGGATATCCTGGCGAACCGTCTGCGGGAACTGGCGTTCCTGAACGGCGGCATTGAGATCCACTTCTCCCAGGAGGAACCGGCGCGCGAGGAGCTCTTCAAGTTCAAGGGCGGGGTGGTGGAGTTTGTGGAGCATTTGAACCGCAGCAAAGCCGCGATTCACCCCAAGGTCATCTCGTTTGTGAAAGAGAAGGACAAGATCGAGGTGGAGATTGCGTTCCAGTATACCGACACCTATACCGAGACGATGCTGTGTTTTGCCAACAACATCAACACCATTGAGGGCGGCACCCACCTGAGCGGCTTCCGCTCGGCGCTGACGCGTACCGTCAATGCCTATGCCAAGGCGAATAAACTGATCAAGGAAGACAAGGAAAGCCTGTCGGGTGAAGATATCCGGGAAGGCATGACGGCCGTGATCAGTGTCAAACTGCCCGGTCCGCAGTTTGAAGGACAGACCAAAACCAAGCTGGGCAACAGTGAGGTGGAGGGGATTGTGGCGTCGGTGGTGAACGATGAACTCTCCACCTATCTCGAGGAGCATCCGCCCGTGGCGCGGCGTATCATTGAAAAGGCGCTCCTGTCGGCCCGTGCCCGGGATGCGGCCCGCAAGGCCCGTGACCTGACCCGCCGTAAAGGCGCGCTGGACTCCGCAGCATTGCCCGGCAAACTGGCCGATTGTTCCGAGCGTGATCCCGCCCTGTGCGAGTTGTATCTGGTTGAGGGTGACAGCGCCGGTGGCTCGGCCAAACAGGGCCGGAACCGTGAGTTCCAGGCCATTCTCCCCCTGCGCGGTAAGGTGCTGAACGTGGAGAAGGCGCGACTGGACAAGATCCTGAATAACAATGAAATCCGGACGATGGTGACGGCCATTGGGGCGGGAATCGGGGCGGATGAGTTTGATGTCGCCAAGGTGCGCTATCACAAGATCATCATCATGACCGATGCCGACGTGGACGGCTCTCACATCCGGACCCTGCTGTTGACGTTTTTCTACCGGCAGATGCCCAAACTCATCGAGAGCGGCTATGTCTATCTGGCCCAGCCGCCCCTGTACAAGGTGAGCCGCAAGAAGCGCGAGGAGTACATCGACACCGATGAGACGCTGACCCGCAAGTTGCTGGAACTGGGCGCCGAGGATATGACCCTCAAGGTCAGCCGCAACAAGACGCTGGAGACCAATGAGCTGATGGCGTTGCTGGAGTTGCTGTTGCAGACCGAGCAGGCCTCAAAGAGCCTGTCGCGTAAGGGGATCCGGTTTGAGGATTATCTGGCCAAACGCAGCAAGGCGGGGGCCTTCCCCCGCTATTATGTGACTATCGGCAAGGGCGAGACCGCCGAGCACCATTTCGTGACGACCGATGAAGAGCTCAAGGGCCTGCGTGAAGAGCAGGAGCGGAAACTGGGCGAGCAGCTCGAAATTGTTTCCGAAAACGGCCATTCGGCGCCAGCCATGGGCAGCTCGGCCTTCCGCATCCAGGAGCTGTATGTGGCCACTTCCCTGGCCAAGGTGATGGTCGCCATTGAGAAAAAAGGATTTTCCATGGAGCAGTTCAATCTGCATGAAAAGCCCTTGTTCACGCTCAAGGATTCAGATGACGAGGAAACGCCGGTCAGCTCCCTGCCGAACCTGCTGGAAGTGATCCGGGAGTTCGGCCGCAAGGGGCTTTACATTCAGCGGTATAAAGGTTTGGGAGAAATGAATCCCGAGCAGCTGTATGAAACCACCATGAATCCCGACAAGCGGAAGCTGCTCAAGGTGGTGCAGGAGGATGCCGTCAAGGCCGATGAGATCTTTACCATCCTGATGGGGGATGAAGTCGAGCCGCGCCGCAAATTTATTGAGGACAATGCCCTGAACGTTCAGAATTTGGATATCTAA
- the lgt gene encoding prolipoprotein diacylglyceryl transferase yields MNPVCFHIGSHPVYWYGVMMALAFMAGLLHWQWLGHRTRRDTSLASDLAFWLMVGGILGARTAYVISNFTYFRAAPQEIIRVDQGGLIFYGGLIGGILAFFILTTWRHLKASDLADFTVTALPLGHALGRVGCFLNGCCGGCEAAPSSFLAAGLSHYPVQLYEACFNLGVYGLLTWYFINRRGTRTGSVVALYLMTYPVGRFLLEFIRGDDRMRVYGGLDVAQLISLALIGIGIALWGYTRKK; encoded by the coding sequence ATGAATCCTGTTTGTTTTCATATCGGATCCCACCCCGTCTACTGGTATGGGGTCATGATGGCACTGGCGTTCATGGCCGGACTCCTGCATTGGCAGTGGCTCGGGCACCGGACCCGGCGTGACACCTCACTGGCCTCTGATCTGGCCTTCTGGCTGATGGTCGGCGGGATTTTGGGGGCCCGAACCGCCTACGTGATATCCAATTTCACCTATTTCCGCGCGGCACCCCAGGAGATTATCCGGGTCGATCAGGGCGGCCTGATCTTCTACGGTGGGCTCATTGGCGGCATCCTGGCCTTTTTCATTCTCACGACCTGGCGCCATCTCAAGGCAAGCGACCTGGCAGACTTCACCGTCACCGCCCTCCCGCTCGGACATGCCCTGGGCCGGGTAGGCTGTTTCCTGAACGGCTGTTGCGGCGGATGCGAGGCGGCCCCCTCTTCTTTCCTGGCGGCCGGGCTTTCCCATTACCCGGTTCAACTCTATGAAGCCTGCTTCAATCTGGGGGTCTATGGCCTCCTGACCTGGTATTTCATCAACCGGCGCGGAACGCGCACGGGTTCGGTAGTCGCCCTTTACCTCATGACGTATCCCGTCGGTCGCTTCCTGCTGGAATTCATCCGGGGCGATGACCGCATGCGTGTCTACGGCGGACTGGATGTGGCCCAACTCATCAGCCTGGCCCTGATCGGGATCGGAATCGCCCTGTGGGGCTATACCCGGAAAAAATGA
- a CDS encoding CopG family antitoxin: protein MKKEYDFSDSVRNPYAKFFRKQVTMRLGTDVIEYFKALAKETGVPYQNLINLYLRECAHSGKKLALKWAS from the coding sequence ATGAAAAAGGAATATGATTTTTCGGATTCGGTTCGCAATCCGTATGCCAAGTTTTTCAGGAAACAGGTTACCATGCGTTTGGGGACTGATGTCATTGAATATTTCAAGGCTTTGGCAAAAGAAACCGGGGTGCCGTACCAAAACCTGATTAACTTGTATCTGCGCGAATGTGCTCATTCCGGCAAGAAGCTCGCACTGAAATGGGCATCATAA